Proteins found in one Paenibacillus dendritiformis genomic segment:
- a CDS encoding SDR family NAD(P)-dependent oxidoreductase: MEKAIVVGATGGTGASVTEELVKRGIRTVAFGRSREKLEQLRARLGNPEHLTVAVGDAFHPDSIVIASEDADVLFHCANVPYHEMVSKLIPLGESVMEAAEQMSLKVVVIDGIYPYGRRQMARATEEHPKQPHTRKGKIRLAYENMLFSDRWSRARVMIVRLPDYYGPAANEASYLGSTLEAIATGKMAFFIGNMRVPREFVYLPDAAFMIAELADRDEAYGQNWHIPGAGLISGREIVRIARQAGGSDKPVIPLGRVGLSLLGMVVPVMKEVVEMLYLTEEPLVLSGDKYERLIGPVRATAFEEAITVTVRELQRRNGSFFVANSN; the protein is encoded by the coding sequence TTGGAAAAAGCAATTGTAGTTGGAGCAACGGGAGGCACGGGAGCTTCGGTTACAGAGGAGCTGGTTAAGCGAGGAATTCGGACGGTGGCCTTCGGGCGTTCTCGCGAGAAGCTGGAGCAGCTAAGGGCTAGACTAGGCAATCCGGAACATTTGACGGTTGCCGTAGGCGATGCCTTCCATCCGGACAGCATCGTCATCGCTTCGGAAGACGCGGACGTCCTGTTCCATTGCGCGAACGTACCGTATCATGAGATGGTAAGCAAGTTGATTCCTCTCGGGGAATCGGTGATGGAGGCCGCGGAACAGATGAGCTTGAAAGTAGTGGTGATCGACGGCATTTATCCTTATGGAAGAAGACAGATGGCGCGAGCGACCGAGGAGCATCCGAAGCAGCCGCATACGAGGAAGGGCAAGATCAGGCTGGCTTACGAGAACATGCTGTTCAGCGACCGGTGGAGCCGGGCCAGGGTCATGATCGTTCGCTTGCCGGATTATTACGGGCCTGCAGCGAACGAGGCTTCTTATCTGGGCTCTACACTCGAAGCGATTGCGACTGGCAAGATGGCATTTTTCATCGGTAATATGCGTGTCCCCCGGGAGTTCGTCTATTTACCGGACGCGGCGTTCATGATCGCGGAGCTTGCCGATAGGGACGAAGCCTATGGGCAGAATTGGCATATTCCGGGCGCAGGATTGATTTCGGGCAGGGAAATCGTGAGAATCGCCCGGCAGGCAGGCGGAAGCGACAAACCGGTCATTCCGCTCGGAAGAGTCGGGCTGTCCTTGCTCGGCATGGTCGTCCCGGTAATGAAGGAGGTAGTGGAGATGCTCTATTTGACCGAAGAACCGCTTGTCTTGAGCGGGGACAAATACGAGCGGTTGATCGGACCGGTACGAGCGACGGCTTTCGAAGAGGCAATCACGGTTACGGTTCGCGAATTGCAGAGAAGAAACGGGTCTTTTTTTGTGGCTAATAGTAATTGA